The Benincasa hispida cultivar B227 chromosome 9, ASM972705v1, whole genome shotgun sequence genome has a segment encoding these proteins:
- the LOC120086026 gene encoding pentatricopeptide repeat-containing protein At4g21065-like: MPLHLVLCPKRVSSCSFLSYIKSVFVGSSSLSGTSHFYLCSSRNQSTKAHSVRPSPRPALEPTLEQSLVSYYASLLQSCVIRKAIEPGKQLHARMWQMGISFNPLLATKLVNLYCICNSLTNAHLLFDRISKRNLFLWNVMIRGYAWNGPYEVAISLYYQMQDHGLVPDKYTFPFVLKACSALSAMEEGKKIHKDVLRIGLESDVFVGAALIDMYAKCGCVEGARQVFDKIDERDAVCWNSMLATYSQNGQPDESLALCRVMAFDGVKPTEGTLVISISASADNGLLPQGKELHGYSWRHGFESNDKVKTALVDMYAKSGSVNVARSLFEILEEKRVVSWNAMITGYAMHGHAKEALDLFEKMKGKALPDHITFVGVLAACSHGGLLNEGKMYFRSMVSDYIICPTVQHYTCMIDLLGHCGHLEEAYNLIMEMRVEPDAGVWGALLHSCKIHGNVEMGELALEKLIELEPDDGGNYVILSNMYAQAGNWEGVARLRDLMMDKGLKKSIACSWIEVRNKVHAFLSEDTSHPESEAIYAELKWIGKLMKEAGYAPQIGSVFHDVEDDEKVDMVCCHSERLAIAFGLISTPVGTKLLIIKNLRVCEDCHVAIKFISKITEREITIRDVNRYHHFKDGHCSCGDFW, from the coding sequence ATGCCTCTCCACCTTGTATTGTGCCCAAAGAGAGTTTCTTCATGTTCGTTTCTCTCCTACATCAAATCTGTATTCGTTGGTTCATCTTCTCTTTCTGGAACGTCCCATTTCTACTTATGTTCATCTCGGAACCAGAGCACTAAAGCCCACTCAGTCCGACCATCTCCAAGACCAGCTCTTGAGCCCACTTTGGAGCAATCGCTGGTGTCTTACTATGCTTCTCTCCTTCAATCTTGCGTCATCCGAAAGGCGATAGAGCCTGGAAAGCAGCTTCACGCTCGTATGTGGCAAATGGGTATTAGTTTCAACCCTCTCTTGGCTACTAAACTAGTGAATCTTTACTGCATTTGCAACTCTTTGACAAATGCTCATCTCTTGTTTGATAGAATTTCCAAACGAAATCTGTTCCTTTGGAATGTTATGATTCGAGGTTATGCTTGGAATGGACCATATGAGGTTGCAATTTCGCTTTACTACCAAATGCAAGATCATGGTCTTGTGCCCGATAAGTATACCTTCCCATTTGTGCTCAAAGCTTGCTCTGCTCTCTCTGCCATGGAAGAGGGAAAGAAGATTCATAAAGATGTCTTACGCATTGGGTTGGAGAGTGATGTATTTGTTGGTGCGGCCCTAATTGATATGTATGCTAAATGTGGTTGTGTAGAGGGTGCTCGACAGGTGTTTGATAAAATTGATGAGAGAGATGCTGTGTGTTGGAACTCCATGCTTGCAACTTATTCTCAAAACGGGCAACCAGATGAGTCACTTGCTCTATGCAGAGTGATGGCGTTTGATGGGGTGAAGCCCACTGAGGGGACACTTGTCATCTCCATCTCAGCTTCAGCTGACAATGGCCTTCTACCTCAAGGGAAGGAGCTTCATGGTTATAGTTGGAGACATGGATTTGAGTCAAATGACAAGGTGAAAACTGCATTGGTGGATATGTATGCCAAGAGTGGCTCAGTTAATGTTGCTAGGAGTTTGTTTGAGATATTGGAGGAGAAGAGGGTAGTCTCTTGGAACGCCATGATCACTGGGTATGCAATGCATGGTCATGCTAAGGAAGCTTTGGACTTGTTTGAGAAGATGAAAGGGAAAGCTCTACCTGATCATATAACTTTTGTTGGAGTTCTCGCTGCCTGCAGCCATGGAGGGTTGCTTAATGAAGGGAAGATGTATTTCAGATCAATGGTAAGTGATTACATTATATGTCCGACTGTTCAACACTACACTTGTATGATTGATTTACTTGGTCATTGTGGTCACTTGGAAGAAGCATACAACCTCATAATGGAAATGAGAGTAGAGCCAGATGCTGGTGTCTGGGGTGCGTTGCTTCACTCGTGCAAAATCCATGGCAATGTGGAGATGGGTGAGCTAGCACTAGAGAAGCTGATTGAGCTTGAACCTGATGATGGCGGGAACTATGTTATTCTGTCAAATATGTATGCTCAAGCTGGTAATTGGGAAGGAGTTGCAAGACTAAGGGATCTAATGATGGATAAGGGCTTGAAGAAAAGtattgcttgtagttggatagAAGTGAGAAACAAAGTTCATGCCTTCTTGTCAGAAGATACTTCTCATCCTGAGTCTGAAGCAATCTATGCCGAGTTAAAATGGATAGGGAAGTTGATGAAAGAAGCTGGCTATGCACCGCAAATTGGGTCAGTTTTCCACGAtgttgaagatgatgaaaaGGTTGATATGGTGTGTTGTCATAGTGAAAGATTGGCCATTGCTTTTGGACTCATCAGCACACCTGTGGGAACTAAGCTCTTGATTATTAAGAACCTTCGAGTTTGTGAGGATTGTCATGTTGCAATCAAGTTCATATCGAAAATCACTGAGAGGGAAATTACTATTAGAGATGTTAATCGTTATCATCACTTCAAAGATGGACATTGCTCTTGTGGTGATTTCTGGTGA